The DNA region TTATCAAAGAGTGTCGATAGTTTTTCAGGCTCAAGGAACGCTTGGCGGTAAAGTTGCCCAACGGAAACATCCAGCAGCCAGCCCGCCTCCTCATCTGGCGTCGTTGCCACCAACTGCACTACCTTGCCAGGGCCCACATCAGCAATCAGCAATCGATGGTCGACGTACCAGGCACACAGTTTTTCATCCCGTACGCCGTTACCCAGACCAAGAATCGAAAAGCTCGACGCTTGATGCGCCTTCGCAAGCGCCTCAACGTCGGTCCAAAACTCAAAGCCAAGGCCCAACGGCCCTCTGGCATCCTACAGCCAGTCTTCGTTGACTCCGGCCAGCTGCGACTGCCCTTGCTCGTTGATATCGAAATACAGCCCGTCCCTGGTCAACGCAACGTAGCGTTTTTCATTGGCGATGATTTCAATCACATTCCAGGGCCCGATAGGCTCAGCCTGGGCATCCACACCGGTGACGGTCATCCCGATCTTCTGGCGATAGAGGGTCCGATTGCGCTTGTCAAAGAACAGGACGGTATCGCCCGTGCTGGTCGCGGGTGTCAGCAACATCGGGCTGACCGCGCCGCCCGACCCCTCAACCTGCGGCACATTGGGACGAATCACCAGGCCATCGGCAGCACGGACCCACGTGCTGACCGGATCCTTTCTGCCCTGTGTCAAAGGTGTTATCGAGACAAACGCCGCTGGCTGATAATCCACGACTTTCACTTGGGTCAAAGGCCAAAGTTTCGAGTCCTTGACCAGCAGTTCGTAATCCCACAAGAAGTTCGACCACCCTGGCATGGCGCTCTTGAGCAGCAGGTCTTGCTGACGGTCGGTCAGATGACCTGCAATCGCCAGCAGCAAGACTTCGTCCTCACCCAACAGGTAAACCACCTCGGCTTCACGCCCAGTGCGCTGGGTCACTTGCTGGACAATCCGAATGACCCCCTGCCCCAGGACCTGGAACACCGAAATGCTCGAACCGGGCACCGGTTCCATCAGCCTATAGAATCGATTGACCCGCCCGGTGACCACGTCAGAGCGCCAGATGAGTGCTTCCCGGGAGCAATAGAAATACGCCTGCCCACCCATAACCGCGCCCAGCCTGGCTTGGTTCGCCAGTGCTGATGGGAGGTCGCGAGCGTAGATAAAACGATCACGGGCCTGCTCATAAAAAGCCGTGGTGAGTTGTGGTTCTTGTGGGTCTGCGAACGGAACCGGGAAATTCTGTACCGCTGTGAACGGGCTGGCCAAACGATTGGCGCGGGCCAGTTTCCTGACTCGGGCCTGGATATTCGCCGTGTCGACAGTCGGGTCGCTCTCCAGCTCTTCGAGCAGCAATTGCTGTTTCGCCCAGTCAACTCGAAACGAGTGATGCGAAGTCTGGATAACCAATTCAGGCGTACCCATGACGTGAACGTCGACAGCCCCTACCTTCAAAAGGCCTTCGCCGACAACGATATCCTCTTCGCTCAACCAGAGCGCACGCAGCGTCCAGGCCATGGGGCGAGCCTTCTGTGCCAGTGACAGATTGACCGAACGCACGCCCGGAGTGAGTGTCAGCGCGCAATGACCACCCACCCCTTCAATCCTGTAAGACAGCTTGCCGTGCAACATCTTGGGCAGCTCGGGCACCAGCAACGAACGCGGCTCCTGATCCAGCAAGACACTGATCGTCGTCTCGCCTTCTATCGGATTCAAGTCTCGCATGATGTATTCGGAGGGGAACTTGTAAAAGGTAAACCAGAACTGGCGATTGCCTGCTGCGTCGTACTCCAGCTTCAGCGCAGTTTCAAAATGCTCGGAACGCGTGGTCGAAAACGGCAGGGCCGAGTAATCGAAACCGAACCAGGTGTTGGCCACACACGGCAGGACAATGGCCTGAAAGGTCGTCAAATCGCCAATAGCCGCATGCTCCGGCAACTCGAGGTGTTGTCGAATGTTGATGGCTTTCGAACGATCAAGATTGTGATTCGGCGGGTGCAGCGCAGAGGTGTTGGCCGATAAAATTTCCTGACTGCCGAACGTCAGTCGCTGGTTGCGTAAATCAATCTCGCGGATGAGCGCATAAGGGTTCGGATAAAACACGCCCTCCCTGATCGAGTGACCGCCCGAGCGATACGCCTTATCGACGCGGTTCAGGTACTGACCGATCCGCCGTCCTCGCTCCAATGTGCCGTTGAACCCTTCGACCAGCGCGCTCACGCCAATGGCCAACCCGCCCAGTATCACACCGGCCCCGCCAAGAAACGCAGCCGCCGTACTGGCACCGGCCAGGCCGGCGCCTATGCCGGCCACAGACAGTGCCAACCCCGCCGAATCGAACGCCAACTGTGTGCCGTATTGCGCCTGTTGCAGATCGTCCTTGGCATTGGCCAGCAGATAGATATCGAAACCCAGAGTCGCCAGTTGCATCACCGTGGCCAAACCATCCCGGGCAATATGTCCCAGCGCATTGACCACCACCGAGGAGGTGGTCCGGGCCACCAGCGGTGCATCGTTTAACGCCACCCTGAACAGTTTGACCAGATCCACGATGTCGAGCAGATTGCCATGGGCCAGTTGCGCGTAACTGAGGTACCCGTGCATTCGCACGGCAGTCGTCAGGCTCCGGTCTTCATTGATGTCGCTGATTTGCTCATGGGACTGGAGCGCCACCAGCAGCGCCTGAACCGTAAAAGCCGCATTCAAGGTATGCACGGCGCTGACATCGGTCGGGTCAACCTTGCCCGGTATGGACGGCTTGACCGACAGCGTCTGGAAGGTCTCCGTCAGGTAGGAGCGGATCCGCGACAGAACTCCGTCGGTGCTTGACACTCTGACGGTGAGCGTGGGGTCCTTGAGATTGACCAGGCTGATTTCATAGTGTCCACCCGATACCTCTCGCACACTGTCGAACACCGGAACAAAGTCTCGCCCAAGGTTACTTTCCGCGTGGAGGCGATCAGCGCTGTGCTGAATCTGCTGCGCCCAGTGACGGGCGTCCAGTTCGTTCAGTCCACGCCCCAGTCGGGCGTTTTCCGCCAATGAACGGGCCCGTAACGCAGCGTGATGTTCCCATGGTGCCACCGTTACACCGGTGCTGATCGGATCATGGCTCAGCAAACCCGACACATTGATCTGCGACGGCAGCGCCAGATCGGCGATACGTGGGCCATTGAGGTCGACGAGGTTGAACGTCGCTTCCGTCAGGTGACTGATCTCATAGAGTTTGGCCAGCTCAGGAATGCTCAGAAACTGCTCAAGAGCACGGTGCAGGTCCTGCGCCTGGTCAAATCCGAAGACACCGAAATTCGGATCGTAGAAGCGGTAGGCAATCGACTCGCCGTCGACGATTTTTGCCACCAGCATGGAATGGCTTTCGGTGTTGAGCATCAAGGTACTGGTGGAAGTCCTGGCTTCCAGTGTCTGCATGACCTGATCCAGTCCGGACGCCCCTGATAAAGTGCCCGACTGCGCCATTGGCACAGTTCGCAGCTCATCAAGGGCCCGCAGAAAAGCATGGGTTTCATTGGCGTCGGGTGCAAGGTTGGCATTGGCCAACCGGCCGCTCAAAGCGTCCACGGCCGAGGGTCCTTTTTCGATAGCTGCCGCCATAGCCAACACCAGTGGATAACAGCGTCTTCCGGGATCGCCTTCACCCCTGACCAGTAATCCTTGAGGCATCAACCTCCCCGTCGAAGCACCTTGCGCGATGAAGGTTTCCAGCACCGTGGCGCTGCGCTGAAAGATGTGGTGACGCAGCTCGTATTGGGCCTGAAACCTGATGCGGGCTATGTGCTCGCCCCATTGGCGCAACGTCAACGGCTTCTCGAACGCAAGGGCCTTGAGCACCTGAGCGCTGTTCTTCGATGGCTCAACCGTTGCCTGGGCAGCTGCAAACCCGGCTTCGAATGCAGGATGCCTGCGTGCGAGCAAGGCCTGCTCGATGGCCATATAACGCTGGGCGAAACCCAGGTCGGCGGTGCTCTGCGCGAGGGTTCGGGTGTGCTGCCAGGCATCGTCGAACCCGGCATTATCCAGCGTCTGCGCGCCGAACAGCCCACCGAGTAGTACTCGATGCACCGGGCTCAGTTGATCAAGCGGCAGAGAGCCGTGGCCAATACGGACAATCATTTCATTCAAGTTACCGATCGGCTCAAAACCGTGCGAGACCGGAAGTTCGACACGGGCTTGCGCCAGGATCCGCTGACGCTCATCGAAGCTCAGGGACCAAGGCCTATCGAAGCTCAGGTCGCCACTGAGTTTTTCGTTCATGGCCCTGATGAAGGGGCCTCCCAGGTCATCCACCCATTGCTGCAAGATGTCGGTCTGTAAAACCGGGCGGCCTTCAATCACAGGCCAACCCTTTTCAAACGTCATAAGCTGACCTTTAAGCAGCTCAGTGATGTTGCCTTTGAAATGGGCCTTATAGCCGCCCTGGCCCGCTTTTGTTGTTTCAAGCTCGAACCAGGCCGCCTCAGTCCTGGCATTGTCTTTCCAGCTGTGATGGGTTTCTTCTTCGGTGGCGAGGTTAAAGCCGTCGAACAGGTCAACCTTGTCGCTGATCAGTTGGCGGCTTTCAAGCACCGCATGGTCTTCGACAAAGTCACCCAAACCGCTGGATACCGCCGTCGGCCCGCTCATCGCAATGGCCGATTGGGCACCGAATTTGATGCCATCGGCATCATAGTCATTGATCGCCTGCAAAAAACTGTTGAGGCTTTGCAGATTCGCCTTCCAGCTTGAAATCGGACCGTGTTGTTTCTCCAGCTCCCGGATAATCAGATCGGGAAATGCCTGGCGATCCTGAAGCGATACATTGCTGCTCAACGCCTGCGCAACGACCCGGTCCAGGAACTGATAGTTGCTGCGAATTTTTTCCATAACGGCGGCGAGTTGCGCAGAACCCGCATGACCACTCAACAGGGCATTGGATAATCCGTTGAATGGCGTCTTGATTTGATTCGTCATCGAATCAGGCGTGTTTTTATTACCGACACGCAGACCGTTCGACGCAACCATGACGTCATTGAACGGGGCAAAAATATCGCTGAGGGACGGCATGCTTTTGGCAAATGCTGTTATCGCCTCTCTGTGTTGTTCAGGCACCTTGGGGCGAAAATCCGCATAGGCCTGCCCCCGATTCGGAAGTATTGTCGGGTTGTGATCGAACAATACCTGCATCACACCTATACGTTCTTCGGCACTGAAGGCGGCGAGATCCACACCACCGAGCACTTTATGCAGAGACGGCAGCAAATCAGCATCAAGATAGGTTCCACTCTCGACGTTCAGAACCTGTAAACGTGTGATATCGGATGCAGCCGCCAGGTTGGTGCGAAACGAAATTTCGCGTTCATAAATATCGAACAACGGTTGATCGATAAGCTCTACGTGAATGTCTCGATGGGCAACTTCCACGTGTTGCAGAGATTGAAGATTGCGGGCCTTGAGCGCCTTGAGCGCACCTTCATCCTGGCCATAGGCACTGACTAAAAGATCGATCCGCGCCTGATCGGCACTCCCGCCCGCCTGGGTGACAGTCTGGATATGCTCGAACATCTGCTGTCGCAACACTCGAGTTCGCTCGATGTAACGACGGGCCAGCGCAGCAGGCGTATCGACGGCGCCTTGTGGCGCAGAAATCGTCCCCAGCGCCTTGGCTGACTCGACGATAATGCGATTGGTCTCATGGGCCAGCAAAGCATCGCTGTCATACCACAGGTTGAGGCTGTAACCCTGCGGGGCAAGCATTTGCCGCCAGACATTGATGTAGTCTCCCTGAATAGCGCCCATGCCGCCGCCCACCCAGACGAAGTGCAACTTCTTGGGGACGGGTTTGGCAGTATTCAGCAGTTCGACCGTTGTACTCAAACGCAGTAAATAGTTCGTCAATTTATCCCGAACTTTTTGCAGTGTGGCAGACGAACCTTTCGGGTTTATTGATTCGAGCGTTTCCTTCAACAGACTTATCGGCGTCAGTTGGGCGTCCAGACTCGACGCTTCGGTAGCACCATCGAAGTAACGCAAGGCCGCTGCGTGCTCCGGCATTTCTTTGAAGCCGCTCAACGCAAACTCCAACTCGCGGCGATCAAACGGCGTGGAAAAAGTGTCAGTCTGATTCAGTGTTCCGGTAGGTGTACTTTTCATTTTCATATCCATATGAAAAAAGCCGACAGCCACTCACACATCGAACAGGTTCAATGTGTGAATGGCTGTCAGAACTCAATCTTCTATTTTTTCAACTATTGCGGTGGGCAAAATGTCTTTGAGTAACACACTGCTCGTGCTGCCCTTCCTGGCAACCAGGGTACTTACCAGTGTTGACACCGCGAAAGACTGATAGCCGCTCATCGCCAGAAATACGTTCCGGTGCAAAACGACATCGGTCGAGAACACGTCGCGAAAGATCAAGCTGTGTCCGATGTCCGCATCCACAATCACCAGGTGCTCATCGACCCGGCTCGCCCACAACTGATCCGCAACCACGATATCCCAGATCAGTTTTCCCGGAACCGATGGCGAGTGGTCGAGCGAATGGCGGCAATCGACAATGACCGATTCAAGTTTCAACCACACGGCTCTGGTAAGCCGACAGGTCGTTGAACCTTGACCCAGTTTGAGCACCAGGATGCTGACATCATCGGCAATCAACGGGAGCAGGTCCGTACGCGTTTTCGACTCCTCGATCACCAGTACTTCGGCGTTTCGCTGGACATAGTCGAGCGGCCCGACCCTGTTGCTTTGCGGATAGGTGTGCAAAAAACCATCCCCGCTGTCATGCAGCATCACATTGGTTTGATGCTGGGTGCCGACGAGCGTGAATTGCGCAGCAATAGCGGTCTTCGGAATGCGGATCAACCGTTCGGTCTGGACCACGTACCATTGTTGGTAGTCAGGATCTTTGACGGACAGAAAATCGGCGCATCGATGTTCGTTCGCCAGCGCCGCCAGGCCCTCACTCAATTTACCTTCCAGTGCAGCAACCCAATGGCTGTTAACGCCCGAAATCCGTACCGGTTCGTTGTACTGTAAATCCACCTCCACACCTTCAAGCGTCGTTGCCCTCAGGCCAGAGCCTTCCACTGTTACGTCGCTAAAGGTCCAGCTCGCCCATTCCTGCGTCGGGGCTGGCAATGCCTCAGCCAGTAACAGTTTCGTTCCCTGGGCAAATGCCGTGTTCAAGTGGTCTGGATCGATAAAAACCTGACGGACAATCTTGCCGGTAGAAAGATCGAACAGCCAGGTGGCCTGATTGTCTGGAGTAATACTCAGCAACCGTACTTCTTTGCCGTGCCCCATTTCAGCGAGCAGCAGCCGACCACCCAAGTACCAGGCGCACAAACCGGCCTTGAAACCGGTCAAACCCAGGATGGCAAAACTCGGCACCGGGTATTGCAACGCAACCGTTGCCAGCGCCGACCACCATTGAGTTTGATCCTTGAACCAGTGCTCGGTCAGCCCGCCGAGTCTCAGATTCCCGTCCGGCATAATGTTAAAGAACAGACCAGAGTCGGTCAGGACGAGATAGTCCTGCTCAACGGCGACAACATTTTTCAGCCCAGGGGGGGAGATGTTGCTGGACGACCATTGTGCGCGACCATCCACCATCGACCTTTGCTGACACATGAGGCGTTGGTGAAGTTTGTCGTAGGTAACGAACACTTCGCCCTCGACACGGGCGGGAGCAATGAGCACAAGATCATTCAAGGCCTTGATCGAGTCTGCCCATCCCCGCTCACGGTGACGCCTGGCAGGTGCACGAATAATCAACCCATCACTGCTGCGCACCCAAACCAGATCCCGCCACTTTTCATCGATCTGCCAACAAATCGAAACCAGCGCACCGGGACGCCAGTTCACTGTATTGGCGGACTCTACCGGCAAGTGATAGTAGCCCAGTACCTGCTTCCAGTCCGTCAGCGTGTCAGCCTCCAAAACAGCCTGCAGTGCAGGATCCTGACCGCGGGTGATCGAGCTGAGCAACACGGCCCGGTCATGGATCACAAAGGTCAGTTCATCGCGCTGGCCGTCCTTTCCAGTGAGCTGCTGCACGATCTGAATGCCGCCATTGGTCACGGCCTCACAGCGGACAATCGCCAGGTCAGCTCTAACAAGCAAACGATAGTGCTGAACCAGCGTCCCGGTGATCGCATCGACCTGCCAGACATCGAAACTCTCGGGGTGATAGAAGTAAGCCGAATCCTCCAACACCGCGCCCAATATCACCTCATCGGACAACAGGACATTCGGGTCGCGGATGTACAGAAAACGATCCTGTGCCGAGTCGTAATACGCGACTACCGTCCTGGGTTCGTCCGGCTTTTCGAACGGCACCACGAAGTTGCGAACGGGGGTGTAAGACGTGGCCAGGCGATGTTCATGGGTCAGTGTCTTGAAGTGATCCAGCAACGCTTGTTCCCCGAGGGCCGGATCGGCCTCTTCTTCGACAACCTCCAGCCGACAGGCAGCAAGATCTACACGCACGATTTTGTTGTTCGACAGCTTGAGCAACACATGGTGAACGCCACCGCCACTGAACGTCACATCCAGCGCCCACGAAACAAGGTGTCCCCCCGCTTCTATCCGGATGTCTGTCTCCGCCAGCCATGGAGTCAGCAGCACCCATTGCATAGCAATGTGACCGGGTGCGACGAGTTCAAGGCTCACCCCGGGATTGAGCAGCACGGAACATTGAGCTCCTGCGCCTTCTACCCGATAGGACACCAGCCCGTGCCACACGTTCGGCAGCGCAGGTACCGCCAGTGAACGCTCGACGTTATCGAGACGAACATTGAATACCGTTGGCTTGTAGACCGGGTTCAGCCGGTTGACCACGTACTCGCCGGGAAACGAATAGAACGAAAACAGAAACTGCCATTGCCCCTGTTTGTTCTTTTTCTCCAGTCGACGTGCCGTGTCGTACCCGCCGGCATGACGATACGTGACAAACGGCAGCAACTTGTATTCGTAGCCGTACCAGGTCTTGGGTCTGCAGGGCAGAACGATCGTCTGTCCTGCCTGTGGTGAGAAACTCGCCGAGTCCGGCAACTCAAGTCCCTGACGAATATCGATGGCTCGGTTGTAATCCACATCGAAATCCGGGACCCCGAAATGGTCCCGAAGGGGGAACAATTTCGGGCTGTCGAAATGGACGGTGGATGCGCGCAAATCCAAATCGGCAAACACAACCAAGGGATGCGCAATCCAGGCATTCAACGCATTGTCCAGGTAATAGCCGCCTTGTACATACGACTTTTCAAGCCCATCAAAAAACAGCGCGACCTCCTTGGCTTCCTCCGCAATCGTCGCAAAACCTTCGGCCAGCGCAGTAACGCCTACTGCCAACCCGCCAAGAATTACCCCGGCGCCCCCCAGCACCGAGGCCACCGTACCCGCGCCAGCCAGGGCTGCCCCCAGACCGGCTGCGCCTACCACCGCACTCGCGGAGTCAAAGGCCAACTGCGTCCCGAACTGCGCCTTTTCAATCTCATTGGTGGCGTGGCTTAGCTGATAAATATCAAACCCGACATTCACCAGCCCCAGCACAGTACCGACGCCTTCATTGGCGATATGCCCCAAGGCCTTTTGCACCAACGGTGCGCTGGTGCGGGCGATCAGCTTTTCATCGTCCAGTGCCTGACGGACCAGTTTCACAACGCCAATCAAATCCACCACGTTGCCATGGGCCAGTTGGGCATAGTTGACGTAGGCATGCAGGCGTATAGCGGTGGTCAGGGCCTTGTCACCACCGCTCGCTGCAGTCTCGTGATGACGCAGTACGTTCATCAAGGCTTGTACGGTGAACCCGGCATTGAGCGTATGAACGCTGCCGGCGTCCGTCGGATCAAGCGGATTGACCGGCGCACGCGGGCGAGCGGCCAATGAATGGAAGGTTTCGGAAAGGAAGTTTTTAATTCTCAGGAACCGGTGATCGCTGGTGGTGACACGCTCAATGGTCTGCCCGGCATCGGTGTTGACCAGACTGATTTTGTATTCCCCTGCTGGGGTTATCTCCAGTGTCTCGAACAACGCAACAGAATCCGACGCCAGCCCGTGTTGCTCCTGCAATTGCCGTGTCGCCTGCGCGATCTGCCCACCCCACCAGTGCGCGTCCAGTTCCAACAACGAACTGCCCAGCACCGCATTGTTGACCAGCGACTGCCCTCGGGCACTGGCCAGCCGTTGTCTTACCCGCGGCGCCGTTTGCTCCGGCAACGCGCCTGGCTCCGACAGGCTTGAGACCTGAACACCGGACGCAAGCACCGTGGCGTTCAGCCCGGCACCATTGAGTTCAATCAGATCAAAGGTCGGACGCGCCACATCCCCAAAAGCGGCGTAATGCCTGGCCATCTCCTTGCGGATGAAAAAATGCGTCAGCGCCTCACCGAACTCCGAGGCAGTCGCAAACTCGAAGATCCCGAAATTCGGATCGTAGAGCAGGTATGTGCTATGCGGCCCCTCTAGCGTTTTTGCAACCAGCATCGAGTGGTTGTCAGAGTTGAGCATCACGGTGGTGGTGGCCGTTTTTTCTTCCAGCATCGCTACGATCTCAGTCAGATCGGAGCGCATCAATGGCGTGCCTGTTTCATTGACAGGGGCGTCACGCAGCTCCTCGATCATGCTCAAAAACGCCCTTGAGTCGGCGGCTTCAGGTTCTGTAACTGCCAGGTAAAAGCGTTCCCGCAAGCTGTTGGCCGCGGTGCTGTTTTTGTGGAGCGCAGCAGCCATGGCCAGCGCCAGCGGGTAACAGCGTCCAGCAACCCGGTCGCCCGCTCCTTCGAGCAACAAATCCTGGGGCACCAATTTGAAACTGCCGTGATCAAAGCTCTCCAGCACTTCACCGATTCGTTCGCCAATCCGGTCGCGGTATTCGAGCTTCGACACTTGCTGAATTTTGGCAACCAACCGTCCCCACTCCTGCAGGGTCAACGGACGTTCGAGTGCCTGTTTCTTGAGTTCGACACTGGTTTCGGACAGGGCCACGGGCGGATTGGAAGCACGCGTCAAACCAGCAAGGAAAGCCGGGTGACGTTGCTTGAACAGCTCCCGTTCAATGATCCCGTAACGGTGGCTGACCCCCAACTCCGACATCGTATTGGCAAGGTTTTCAAGCATTGCACTAGCGGCGTCAAAATGCTGGTTATCCAGTGCATTGACCCCCAACAGGCCACCCAGCAAAAGACGTTGCAGCGGGTTTAGGTTCACCGTGAGAAGCGGGTCTTTGCCGACCTGGCTCAGCAGTTCATCCATCGACAGAGTTTGTGTCTCCGTGTCCAGGAGGGAAGCCGGGGGGCGGATGCTGTCATCCTGAGCGATGATCGCTTGCCGGTCATCGAAGCTCAGGGACAATGACTTTTCAAACGTCACGCTGCCGTTGTGGCGCTGACTCATCGCCTGGCGAAATGGCTCACCGAGATCATCAGCCAGTTGCTGCAACAGGTCGGTGATCAACACATGACGACCTTCGATGACCGGCCATCCTTCTTCGAAATCAATGCTCTGGTACTTGAGCAGCTGCGTGACATCACCGGCATAGCGGGTTTTGAACTTCACGGCCTCCCAACGCTGCTTTTCTCTATTCAGCCATTGAGCCGTGTCACTCTCGTTCTCCTTCCAGGAGTGATCCAGCTCCTCCTCGGTCGCCCGGTTGACGGTTGCGATGGCAGGTATGGCGACTTCAGCTCTCGAAGCTTCAGCGCCCCGTGGGGTGAAATGCATCTTCTCGTAATCCGCCAGCCCATCGCGCATCGCAGCAGGCCCGGTCAGATAAATGGTCACTTCACTCTGTGGACGGATACCGTCGCTATAGTAAGTAGCGGCAGCTTCCATCAAAAAACTGACCGCTATTTCTTCCTCACTCGACAGTTCATGCAAGGGCCCGAACTTTTTCTCGACCACCTCCTTGGCAACCTGAATGACTGCCTGAGCGTCGATAAGCGCAATCTTTCTTTCAACGGCTAACCGGGCGGTGGCATCCACCACCTCATAGTTAAGCCTGAAACGGTCAAGAACAGCCTTGAGCATCGCTGAACCGGGATGAGCCATCAAGAACGCGTTACTCAACGTGCTTTGCTCGGCGACGGCACGCAGTCCATCCGGTCGCACCTGGCGCTCTACCGGGCGCCGGAAAACACTGCTGATATCAGGGCTGCTCTTGGCAAAATTCTCCAGCGCCTCACGGTGTTCCAGGGGAATTTGCTCGAAATAGTTTGTGTACTTGCTGCGTATAACCTGCCGTCCCGGCATCCACTCAGGACTGTGGTCAAGTATCAACTGCAACACACCCAGGCGTGCATCCGAGCCAAACCGGCTGATATCCACCCCCCCCAGGTTTTCTAACAGCGGAGGCAGGTTATCCACGTCTGCATAACTGCCACCGTCGGCGAACAGTGCCTCGGCGCGAACAATATCGGAGGCGGCAGCAAAGTTGCCACGCAAGCTGATTTCTCGCTCGTAGATGTCCTGCAAGTACAACGGTGTCGCCTCGGTGGCGAGATCGCGAAGAACAATAGCGCCTTCTTTCAGCGACAACAGACTCTGGCGGTTTTTTTCCCTTAATACTTTCAACCGTCCTTCATCTTGGCTATAGGCTCGAACCAACAGATCGATCCTGGCGTTGTCGGCGCTCTCGCCGCGCTCTACCGATTTATTAATGTGCGCAAACATTTGCTGCTTGAGAGCGATGACCCGCTCTTCATACTTGTCGCCTAGCTCAACAGCGTTACTACTGGCCTGCCCGCCATTCAGCATGGCGTCGGACTTGGCTGCCTCGACAATAATCCGATTGGTTTCGTAGGCCAGCAATGCATCGCTGTCGTACCAGAGTTTGAGGGTGTAACCCTGCCCAGACAATGTCTGCTTCCAGATATTGATGTAGTCGCGCTGGATATCGCCCATACCACCGCCGAGCCAGACAAAATGCAGATTGTCAGGAACGTTTGTTTTGGGAATCAGCAACTGCTGCGTACCGTTTGACAAACGAGCCTCGAAACCTTCGAGCCGTTCGTAGATGTCTGTCACGTCGGGGGCCGCGCTCTCGGGAGGAAGCGACTCAGTCGTTCGTCGTGGTCGACCGGCAGGCCCGACAAAAGATGCCAATGCTTGCTTCAACAGGCCAAGCGGCTCCAGCATCCGGGGCGAATCGAGCAAGTCGATGCAGCCTGAGTAATACCTGAAGACGGCGTCGTACTCGTCGGTACCTTTGTGCGAAATTAACGCCTGCTCAAGATCTTTAAGATTAAAAAGTTCTGCGAACTTTACATATTCACCGATATACGAAACATCCAAATGACTATTAAACAAGACACTCTCCAGCTTCAATGTATGCAATTAGATTCTGTAAGACAGCCGCGCAAATACCGCTCGACGACAACGTCAGCCATTTCGTATTTCTGAACGAGACCAGATCAATACGTGAAGCAACCACTTCACAGGAGACAAAACTAAATCGTAAAAGCGGGCACTTCAAACCAGAAGAAATTCAATTAATTTCAATACAATCAAATTTGAAATAAATAAAACCTTATATTGCCGACTTAAATAAGCACACTTAGACAAACAAAATCGCCGAGACCATCAGCAAACAGGCGGCGTTGTGACTCACGCGCAACACCGAAGTTTTCGACTGCAAAAAAAACACTAGATAAAGGAAGAAAGCAGCGACAGAAAACAGTATTAATTCTTCGTGGCGAGAGTCATAAATCCCACAACGACTGGTGAAATAAATGACGCATCAACGCCAAAGTGAAAGTGCCGACCAGCAGACGGGAATGTATTAAGTGAAAAGCGGCCCACG from Pseudomonas sp. ACM7 includes:
- a CDS encoding TcdA/TcdB pore-forming domain-containing protein; the encoded protein is MKSTPTGTLNQTDTFSTPFDRRELEFALSGFKEMPEHAAALRYFDGATEASSLDAQLTPISLLKETLESINPKGSSATLQKVRDKLTNYLLRLSTTVELLNTAKPVPKKLHFVWVGGGMGAIQGDYINVWRQMLAPQGYSLNLWYDSDALLAHETNRIIVESAKALGTISAPQGAVDTPAALARRYIERTRVLRQQMFEHIQTVTQAGGSADQARIDLLVSAYGQDEGALKALKARNLQSLQHVEVAHRDIHVELIDQPLFDIYEREISFRTNLAAASDITRLQVLNVESGTYLDADLLPSLHKVLGGVDLAAFSAEERIGVMQVLFDHNPTILPNRGQAYADFRPKVPEQHREAITAFAKSMPSLSDIFAPFNDVMVASNGLRVGNKNTPDSMTNQIKTPFNGLSNALLSGHAGSAQLAAVMEKIRSNYQFLDRVVAQALSSNVSLQDRQAFPDLIIRELEKQHGPISSWKANLQSLNSFLQAINDYDADGIKFGAQSAIAMSGPTAVSSGLGDFVEDHAVLESRQLISDKVDLFDGFNLATEEETHHSWKDNARTEAAWFELETTKAGQGGYKAHFKGNITELLKGQLMTFEKGWPVIEGRPVLQTDILQQWVDDLGGPFIRAMNEKLSGDLSFDRPWSLSFDERQRILAQARVELPVSHGFEPIGNLNEMIVRIGHGSLPLDQLSPVHRVLLGGLFGAQTLDNAGFDDAWQHTRTLAQSTADLGFAQRYMAIEQALLARRHPAFEAGFAAAQATVEPSKNSAQVLKALAFEKPLTLRQWGEHIARIRFQAQYELRHHIFQRSATVLETFIAQGASTGRLMPQGLLVRGEGDPGRRCYPLVLAMAAAIEKGPSAVDALSGRLANANLAPDANETHAFLRALDELRTVPMAQSGTLSGASGLDQVMQTLEARTSTSTLMLNTESHSMLVAKIVDGESIAYRFYDPNFGVFGFDQAQDLHRALEQFLSIPELAKLYEISHLTEATFNLVDLNGPRIADLALPSQINVSGLLSHDPISTGVTVAPWEHHAALRARSLAENARLGRGLNELDARHWAQQIQHSADRLHAESNLGRDFVPVFDSVREVSGGHYEISLVNLKDPTLTVRVSSTDGVLSRIRSYLTETFQTLSVKPSIPGKVDPTDVSAVHTLNAAFTVQALLVALQSHEQISDINEDRSLTTAVRMHGYLSYAQLAHGNLLDIVDLVKLFRVALNDAPLVARTTSSVVVNALGHIARDGLATVMQLATLGFDIYLLANAKDDLQQAQYGTQLAFDSAGLALSVAGIGAGLAGASTAAAFLGGAGVILGGLAIGVSALVEGFNGTLERGRRIGQYLNRVDKAYRSGGHSIREGVFYPNPYALIREIDLRNQRLTFGSQEILSANTSALHPPNHNLDRSKAINIRQHLELPEHAAIGDLTTFQAIVLPCVANTWFGFDYSALPFSTTRSEHFETALKLEYDAAGNRQFWFTFYKFPSEYIMRDLNPIEGETTISVLLDQEPRSLLVPELPKMLHGKLSYRIEGVGGHCALTLTPGVRSVNLSLAQKARPMAWTLRALWLSEEDIVVGEGLLKVGAVDVHVMGTPELVIQTSHHSFRVDWAKQQLLLEELESDPTVDTANIQARVRKLARANRLASPFTAVQNFPVPFADPQEPQLTTAFYEQARDRFIYARDLPSALANQARLGAVMGGQAYFYCSREALIWRSDVVTGRVNRFYRLMEPVPGSSISVFQVLGQGVIRIVQQVTQRTGREAEVVYLLGEDEVLLLAIAGHLTDRQQDLLLKSAMPGWSNFLWDYELLVKDSKLWPLTQVKVVDYQPAAFVSITPLTQGRKDPVSTWVRAADGLVIRPNVPQVEGSGGAVSPMLLTPATSTGDTVLFFDKRNRTLYRQKIGMTVTGVDAQAEPIGPWNVIEIIANEKRYVALTRDGLYFDINEQGQSQLAGVNEDWL